A section of the Clostridium sp. TW13 genome encodes:
- a CDS encoding methyl-accepting chemotaxis protein yields MMKQKKFTLNSIRTKLIISFLSVCLIPLIILGSISLAQSTSILDKKLQLTSTQTLSQVNSSLNNYFSGMNSMTSIMSNNYSFLHMSEANNLSSAEELLKSIKESHADILNTYVGTEEGKFYINPSQKLPDDFNPTQRPWYINAKSNPDKVVTTLPYKDASSGKLVVSTAKAIQNNGKILGVVAIDISVDTLIKDISTSKIGSSGYIFTADMDGNVIAHPDQALIGTNAIGKQSYWNEIKSKDSGYLPVTVGGQKQFLVYQTNKITGWKTVAVMAHSELTADTNSIMSTTLIMIGIMLIIGIAASWVLSKGIAENIKKLKEVCAKVSKGDFTVSVETKAKDEFKDLINDFNLMISNISSLMKKIKKSSETVLETSSNLASMSEETTASVEEVTRAINEVSMGAVSQAENAQEGVAKIHELSSTLDIITKNNADMNKLSLSTESLSSEGLAKVKDLIEKSDRTKASTDQVSKIISDMDSSTAKINSISETISDITEQTNLLSLNASIEAARAGEAGKGFAVVADEIRKLAEQSKDSTEEIKSIIENIKSRSEIAVMAIEDAGNIVIEQEVAVKETQEIFNKIIEAISSITSLIGDMRSSVINVDSKKEDVQTEIENISSVCEQTASASQEVTASAEEINATMDEFTTYAQNLQTLSEQLEEELNKFKI; encoded by the coding sequence ATGATGAAACAAAAAAAATTCACTTTAAATTCAATTCGTACAAAGCTGATTATAAGTTTTCTGTCGGTTTGTCTAATTCCACTTATAATCTTAGGCTCAATCTCCTTGGCTCAGTCAACATCAATTTTAGATAAAAAACTTCAATTAACTAGTACCCAGACATTATCTCAAGTTAATTCAAGTTTAAATAATTATTTTTCTGGAATGAACTCAATGACAAGTATAATGTCTAATAACTATTCATTCCTTCATATGAGTGAAGCTAATAATTTATCCTCTGCAGAAGAATTACTAAAATCAATTAAAGAAAGTCATGCAGATATTCTTAATACATACGTAGGCACAGAAGAAGGCAAGTTTTATATTAATCCTAGCCAAAAGCTGCCTGATGACTTTAATCCAACTCAACGACCTTGGTATATTAACGCAAAATCTAATCCTGATAAAGTTGTAACTACTTTACCTTATAAGGATGCTTCAAGTGGCAAATTAGTTGTCTCCACCGCAAAAGCAATTCAAAACAATGGTAAAATTCTAGGGGTTGTAGCTATTGATATCTCTGTGGATACATTAATAAAAGATATCTCAACTAGCAAGATTGGTTCATCTGGATACATATTTACAGCTGACATGGATGGAAATGTTATTGCACATCCAGATCAAGCACTTATCGGAACAAATGCAATTGGAAAACAATCATACTGGAATGAAATCAAATCAAAGGATAGTGGATACCTTCCTGTTACTGTTGGAGGACAAAAACAATTTTTAGTATATCAAACCAACAAAATTACTGGTTGGAAAACTGTTGCTGTTATGGCTCATAGTGAATTAACAGCTGATACTAATTCAATTATGTCTACTACACTAATTATGATAGGTATAATGCTAATTATAGGAATAGCTGCTTCTTGGGTATTAAGCAAAGGCATAGCCGAAAACATAAAAAAACTTAAAGAAGTTTGTGCAAAGGTATCAAAAGGAGATTTTACTGTTTCCGTTGAAACCAAAGCTAAAGATGAATTCAAAGATTTAATAAATGATTTTAATTTAATGATAAGTAATATATCCAGTCTTATGAAAAAAATAAAGAAGTCATCAGAAACTGTTCTTGAAACTTCATCAAACCTTGCAAGTATGTCAGAAGAAACTACAGCATCTGTTGAAGAAGTTACAAGAGCAATTAACGAAGTATCTATGGGTGCTGTTAGCCAAGCTGAAAATGCTCAAGAAGGAGTTGCAAAAATTCATGAACTATCTTCTACTCTAGATATTATTACAAAGAATAATGCTGATATGAATAAACTTTCATTATCAACTGAAAGCTTAAGTAGCGAAGGTCTTGCTAAGGTTAAGGATTTAATTGAAAAATCTGATAGAACAAAAGCATCAACTGATCAAGTATCTAAGATTATATCAGACATGGACAGCAGTACAGCCAAAATTAATTCTATATCTGAAACTATATCTGATATTACAGAACAAACTAACTTATTATCTTTAAATGCAAGCATAGAAGCTGCTCGCGCAGGTGAAGCTGGCAAAGGCTTTGCTGTAGTTGCAGATGAAATAAGAAAACTTGCTGAACAATCTAAAGATTCTACAGAAGAAATTAAATCTATTATTGAAAATATAAAATCTAGATCTGAAATAGCAGTTATGGCTATAGAAGATGCTGGAAATATAGTTATAGAGCAAGAAGTTGCAGTAAAAGAAACACAAGAAATTTTCAATAAAATAATAGAAGCAATCTCCTCAATAACATCTCTAATTGGAGACATGCGTAGCTCTGTAATAAATGTAGATTCTAAAAAAGAAGATGTTCAAACTGAAATAGAAAATATCTCATCCGTTTGTGAGCAAACAGCCTCTGCTTCTCAGGAAGTAACTGCATCTGCTGAAGAAATAAATGCAACAATGGACGAATTTACTACTTATGCTCAAAATCTTCAAACTCTATCAGAACAACTTGAAGAAGAACTTAATAAATTTAAAATATAA